The sequence below is a genomic window from Candidatus Yanofskybacteria bacterium.
TAGGAACTCGAAAACTAACAAGTTATGGAAAAGAAACCGCCCAACAGATAGTCAGAGACCTTGCCAATAACGGATTTACCGTCGTGAGCGGTTTGGCCTTAGGAATAGACGCAATAGCGCACCAAACGACATTAGATTGCGGGGGTAAAACCATAGCTGTCCTCGGAGGCGGAGTCGGCGATAAAAATATCGGACCCAAAACTAACTTTACTTTAGCTCAAAACATACTCAAAAACGACGGCCTTTTAGTTTCTGAATATTCAGATGAGGAGAGCATTCGTGCTTTTAACTTTGCCGTAAGAGATCGGATAATTAGTGGACTGTCCTTGGGGGTCTTAGTTATAGAG
It includes:
- a CDS encoding DNA-protecting protein DprA, with amino-acid sequence MSWPITQVKLGKESFPKLLSQIHDPPKQLYCRGNISLLNSSCFAVVGTRKLTSYGKETAQQIVRDLANNGFTVVSGLALGIDAIAHQTTLDCGGKTIAVLGGGVGDKNIGPKTNFTLAQNILKNDGLLVSEYSDEESIRAFNFAVRDRIISGLSLGVLVIE